A genomic region of Eucalyptus grandis isolate ANBG69807.140 chromosome 5, ASM1654582v1, whole genome shotgun sequence contains the following coding sequences:
- the LOC104444004 gene encoding SUN domain-containing protein 5 isoform X1, translating to MIMSGRMERGSDGTRSESGECGCRGGRRRRPRQLVSTSLIFFWVWCSVFFSHAEPGLSRGTKGVCKNSKLYGSAYFIGTGSANQFNSESRRCTACDRLNVPQERRDFEHPLPKINVNEEVLWHLLGYAAPVCKIQSEEGRKAHQPDQPSPSYLNLDDFRNSRRREKELGIPTWLANITHRLEPDGTEYNYASASKGAKVLAHNKEAKGATNILGKDHDKYLRNPCSIKEKFVVIELAEETLVDAVKIANFEHYSSNFKEFELSGSLSYPTQTWAPLGKFVAKNVKHIQTFKLPEPKWLRYLKLNLLSHYGSEFYCTLSVMEVNGIDAIERMLEDLFVPSKESSQGDLAKPNVTGTSLPRHDSVPVELNSSDRSQNMVETVTVATEAFDQAQNAKAHEATDPDITRNVPDPIEEVRQMLNGRIPGDTVLKILMQKVHSLEQNFLLLEEYVKELNRRQGDMFPELKKQVSAMLVLVEKRKLEIRDLLEWKELMEKGHKDLVLWKSVVSSQVDVLSKENTVLRSDVQKVSRDQASLKNKELAVMAVSFFFFCCALLKLVSARPSLIFRPSRPDRAVHTSRGWLLILLSSSMTMCIPLFYS from the exons ATGATCATGTCCGGCCGCATGGAGCGCGGTAGCGACGGGACCCGAAGCGAGAGCGGCGAATGCGGGTGCAGaggcgggaggaggaggaggccccGTCAGCTCGTCTCGACGTCGTTGATCTTCTTCTGGGTCTGGTGCTCCGTCTTCTTTTCCCACGCCGAACCCGGGCTTAGCCGGGGGACTAAAG GTGTTTGCAAGAACAGTAAGCTTTACGGAAGTGCATATTTCATCGGCACTGGTAGCGCAAATCAGTTTAATTCAGAATCCAGAAGGTGTACAGCTTGTGACAGGTTGAATGTCCCTCAAGAACGCAGGGATTTTGAGCATCCGCTTCCCAAGATCAATGTAAATGAAGAAGTCCTTTGGCACTTATTAGGTTATGCTGCTCCGGTATGTAAAATACAAtcagaagaaggaagaaaagcacATCAACCAGACCAGCCGAGTCCTTCTTATCTCAATCTTGATGATTTTCGAAACTCGAGAAGGCGAGAAAAGGAGTTGGGAATACCCACTTGGCTTGCCAACATTACACACCGGCTTGAACCGGATGGAACCGAGTATAACTACGCATCTGCATCAAAGGGAGCCAAGGTTCTTGCTCATAACAAAGAAGCGAAAGGAGCAACCAACATACTCGGAAAAGACCATGACAAGTACTTGAGAAACCCTTGTTCTATCAAAGAGAAGTTTGTTGTGATTGAGCTTGCAGAGGAAACTCTGGTCGATGCAGTCAAAATCGCAAACTTTGAGCACTACTCTTCCAATTTTAAGGAATTCGAGTTGTCTGGAAGTTTGAGTTACCCTACTCAAACATGGGCCCCACTGGGCAAGTTTGTCGCCAAAAACGTGAAGCATATTCAAACCTTCAAGCTGCCTGAGCCGAAATGGTTGAGGtacttgaaattgaatttgcttaGTCATTACGGATCAGAGTTCTATTGCACGCTAAGCGTTATGGAGGTGAATGGAATCGATGCAATAGAGCGGATGCTCGAAGATCTCTTTGTGCCTTCTAAAGAATCTAGTCAAGGTGATCTTGCAAAGCCTAATGTGACAGGAACAAGCCTGCCGAGACATGATTCAGTTCCTGTGGAACTTAATAGCAGTGATAGAAGTCAAAATATGGTTGAGACAGTCACAGTGGCAACCGAAGCTTTTGATCAAGCACAAAATGCAAAAGCTCACGAGGCAACTGATCCTGACATTACAAGAAATGTTCCTGATCCCATTGAGGAAGTGAGGCAAATGCTAAATGGCAGAATTCCTGGGGACACTGTTCTTAAAATCCTGATGCAGAAAGTTCACTCTCTTGAGCAGAACTTCTTGTTGTTGGAGGAGTATGTCAAAGAATTGAACCGACGGCAAGGGGACATGTTCCCTGAACTCAAGAAACAGGTATCTGCAATGTTGGTCCTcgtggagaaaagaaaattagagattCGAGATCTCCTGGAGTGGAAGGAACTTATG GAAAAAGGACATAAGGATCTTGTGTTATGGAAGTCTGTTGTCTCGTCACAAGTGGATGTGCTCAGTAAAGAAAACACCGTGCTGAG ATCGGACGTTCAGAAGGTCTCAAGAGATCAGGCGAGTCTGAAGAACAAGGAGCTCGCCGTGATGGCCgtgagttttttcttcttctgctgtGCGCTTCTCAAGCTAGTTTCGGCGCGGCCCTCCTTAATTTTTCGACCCTCTCGCCCCGACAGAGCAGTCCACACGAGTCGAGGGTGGCTCCTGATATTACTTAGCAGCAGCATGACAATGTGTATCCCCTTATTCTACAGCTAG
- the LOC104444004 gene encoding SUN domain-containing protein 5 isoform X2 — protein MIMSGRMERGSDGTRSESGECGCRGGRRRRPRQLVSTSLIFFWVWCSVFFSHAEPGLSRGTKGVCKNSKLYGSAYFIGTGSANQFNSESRRCTACDRLNVPQERRDFEHPLPKINVNEEVLWHLLGYAAPVCKIQSEEGRKAHQPDQPSPSYLNLDDFRNSRRREKELGIPTWLANITHRLEPDGTEYNYASASKGAKVLAHNKEAKGATNILGKDHDKYLRNPCSIKEKFVVIELAEETLVDAVKIANFEHYSSNFKEFELSGSLSYPTQTWAPLGKFVAKNVKHIQTFKLPEPKWLRYLKLNLLSHYGSEFYCTLSVMEVNGIDAIERMLEDLFVPSKESSQGDLAKPNVTGTSLPRHDSVPVELNSSDRSQNMVETVTVATEAFDQAQNAKAHEATDPDITRNVPDPIEEVRQMLNGRIPGDTVLKILMQKVHSLEQNFLLLEEYVKELNRRQGDMFPELKKQVSAMLVLVEKRKLEIRDLLEWKELMEKGHKDLVLWKSVVSSQVDVLSKENTVLRTNLCMD, from the exons ATGATCATGTCCGGCCGCATGGAGCGCGGTAGCGACGGGACCCGAAGCGAGAGCGGCGAATGCGGGTGCAGaggcgggaggaggaggaggccccGTCAGCTCGTCTCGACGTCGTTGATCTTCTTCTGGGTCTGGTGCTCCGTCTTCTTTTCCCACGCCGAACCCGGGCTTAGCCGGGGGACTAAAG GTGTTTGCAAGAACAGTAAGCTTTACGGAAGTGCATATTTCATCGGCACTGGTAGCGCAAATCAGTTTAATTCAGAATCCAGAAGGTGTACAGCTTGTGACAGGTTGAATGTCCCTCAAGAACGCAGGGATTTTGAGCATCCGCTTCCCAAGATCAATGTAAATGAAGAAGTCCTTTGGCACTTATTAGGTTATGCTGCTCCGGTATGTAAAATACAAtcagaagaaggaagaaaagcacATCAACCAGACCAGCCGAGTCCTTCTTATCTCAATCTTGATGATTTTCGAAACTCGAGAAGGCGAGAAAAGGAGTTGGGAATACCCACTTGGCTTGCCAACATTACACACCGGCTTGAACCGGATGGAACCGAGTATAACTACGCATCTGCATCAAAGGGAGCCAAGGTTCTTGCTCATAACAAAGAAGCGAAAGGAGCAACCAACATACTCGGAAAAGACCATGACAAGTACTTGAGAAACCCTTGTTCTATCAAAGAGAAGTTTGTTGTGATTGAGCTTGCAGAGGAAACTCTGGTCGATGCAGTCAAAATCGCAAACTTTGAGCACTACTCTTCCAATTTTAAGGAATTCGAGTTGTCTGGAAGTTTGAGTTACCCTACTCAAACATGGGCCCCACTGGGCAAGTTTGTCGCCAAAAACGTGAAGCATATTCAAACCTTCAAGCTGCCTGAGCCGAAATGGTTGAGGtacttgaaattgaatttgcttaGTCATTACGGATCAGAGTTCTATTGCACGCTAAGCGTTATGGAGGTGAATGGAATCGATGCAATAGAGCGGATGCTCGAAGATCTCTTTGTGCCTTCTAAAGAATCTAGTCAAGGTGATCTTGCAAAGCCTAATGTGACAGGAACAAGCCTGCCGAGACATGATTCAGTTCCTGTGGAACTTAATAGCAGTGATAGAAGTCAAAATATGGTTGAGACAGTCACAGTGGCAACCGAAGCTTTTGATCAAGCACAAAATGCAAAAGCTCACGAGGCAACTGATCCTGACATTACAAGAAATGTTCCTGATCCCATTGAGGAAGTGAGGCAAATGCTAAATGGCAGAATTCCTGGGGACACTGTTCTTAAAATCCTGATGCAGAAAGTTCACTCTCTTGAGCAGAACTTCTTGTTGTTGGAGGAGTATGTCAAAGAATTGAACCGACGGCAAGGGGACATGTTCCCTGAACTCAAGAAACAGGTATCTGCAATGTTGGTCCTcgtggagaaaagaaaattagagattCGAGATCTCCTGGAGTGGAAGGAACTTATG GAAAAAGGACATAAGGATCTTGTGTTATGGAAGTCTGTTGTCTCGTCACAAGTGGATGTGCTCAGTAAAGAAAACACCGTGCTGAG GACTAACTTGTGTATGGACTGA